One window of the Pseudomonas lurida genome contains the following:
- a CDS encoding response regulator, translated as MNRLFELLERLSLRSKLIIGFAALLILVLILGVQSLRTQYSLRDKMQQLYQQDLVGIQRVQEVRVQLPHLLLAMQRAIATNNADIRISARAQMDAAQERLHEALEQVRPTLRRQSSINSLLEFEVVLQRLQKSGDDALDLAGKGSLGQALTLLNSKDFLALEQASDGLLTLIDKNKEADIYDTAKNLAEYAQRSSAITYFLLLGGSTLALLLTWLVSHSIRVPLNRVRVAVDELASGKLDGEIPHTKLRNETGDLARAIATLQLEARQLERQRWVKTHASLLQLDLQHAETPQALAQTFFCRIAPQLGMCQGALYVLYEGASRLKLLSGYAVDSDNPLPTELGLGDGLLGQCAMDRQPHQFKDLPEQFWRVRTQLGGASASHLLVQPVLRGERLLGVLEMAGFRALEENEAALLQEVLPKLASAMAIMERSEAAQTLLQETRRQADEMSAQTLQLEHQARELEAQQTALRATEAWYRGIIEAAPDGMLVLGADGHILMTNPRMDTLFGYAPGELIGSCIEHLVSQAEGQKHFVLRGGVIASGETRQVGADLEELSGVRKDGSLFSVEIGLSHLPPLEGRGDCICASVRDVSERRAMEAKLRTASDRLNLAQEAGDIGLFDADLVSGKNYWTPQLEALYGLQIGEFSGALQHWQAMVHPDDLARASSTFENAVHSGDDRVDFDFRIVRANDGRVRTLRSLNRISRTPEGTPLRATGINIDVTALAEARAAAEEATHAKSEFLANMSHEIRTPMNAIIGMSHLALHTELDSRQRNYIEKVHRSAENLLGVINDILDFSKIEAGKMSLEQVPFRLEDVLDSFAAIIGLKTEDKGLELLFQISPDLPMALLGDPLRLGQVLINLGNNAVKFTEHGDIVVGVEEVSMREDCVRLHFWVRDTGIGMTAEQCSRMFQSFSQADSSITRKYGGTGLGLSISKKLVELMAGRVWVESKLGEGSTFHFQVQLGVQEDIQPRRMFKSDELQGMRILVVDDNANAREILSSMARSFGLEVDVARSGSQALRMLADAEHKALPYALILMDWRMPGMDGMETVSRTYSASLLHTPSVIMVTAFGREEAQEEAERRGIQLPVVLTKPVTPSALLEAIGIVMGKGQKNETRARERFQQNASTLARLSGARVLLVEDNELNQELARELLENVGIRLRLARHGQEALDILAEDDDFDGVLMDCQMPVMDGYTATQRIRQQPCFDALPVIAMTANAMDGDRERALSSGMTDHISKPLDVGAMFATMAKWIKPRAAQASREMALSDGLPDHLEGIDIDAGLATCMGRRDLYLRLLCKFRDAQTNFTEQFSSALVDSDVGAAGRLAHSLRGTAGNIGAKALEQSCALLEQACQNGESATALQALAAQVNSCLLTTLAGLTDLAASTPVLKDDGLQDGSEVTAQLNRLRDLLTQGDTAALDALAELRTMSLVWSLANRLVQVAEQLELFDFDRALELLRGE; from the coding sequence ATGAACAGACTCTTCGAGCTGCTCGAGCGCCTGTCCCTACGCAGTAAACTGATCATCGGTTTCGCAGCGCTGCTGATATTGGTCCTGATACTGGGTGTGCAAAGCCTTCGTACTCAGTATTCGCTCAGGGACAAAATGCAACAGTTGTACCAGCAGGATCTGGTCGGTATCCAGCGTGTGCAGGAGGTGAGGGTGCAGTTACCGCATTTATTGCTGGCAATGCAGCGCGCGATCGCCACCAATAACGCGGATATTCGTATCAGTGCCCGGGCGCAAATGGACGCCGCCCAAGAGCGTCTGCACGAGGCTCTGGAGCAAGTTCGCCCGACACTGCGGCGACAGAGCAGTATTAACAGTTTGCTGGAATTTGAAGTGGTGTTGCAGCGTCTCCAAAAAAGTGGAGATGACGCTTTGGACCTGGCCGGAAAAGGTTCTCTGGGCCAAGCTTTGACATTGCTCAATAGTAAAGACTTTCTCGCGCTTGAACAGGCAAGCGATGGATTGCTCACTTTGATCGATAAAAACAAGGAAGCAGACATTTACGATACGGCAAAGAATCTGGCCGAGTATGCCCAGCGAAGTAGTGCGATCACCTATTTCTTGCTGCTGGGTGGTTCGACGCTGGCGTTGCTGCTGACGTGGTTGGTAAGCCATTCCATCCGCGTACCGCTGAACCGTGTGCGCGTGGCGGTTGACGAGTTAGCTTCCGGTAAACTTGATGGCGAAATTCCCCACACCAAACTTCGCAACGAAACCGGCGACTTGGCGCGTGCTATCGCCACGCTGCAACTGGAGGCGCGTCAGCTTGAACGTCAGCGCTGGGTCAAAACCCACGCCTCGCTTTTGCAATTGGATTTACAACATGCAGAAACACCACAAGCTCTAGCCCAAACTTTTTTTTGCCGCATCGCACCACAGTTGGGTATGTGTCAGGGGGCGCTTTATGTGCTCTATGAAGGCGCTTCCCGCCTGAAGTTGCTCAGCGGCTATGCGGTGGACAGTGACAACCCTCTACCCACTGAACTCGGGCTCGGTGACGGATTACTCGGCCAGTGTGCAATGGATCGCCAACCCCATCAGTTCAAGGATCTGCCCGAACAGTTCTGGCGAGTGCGCACACAGTTGGGCGGTGCCAGCGCCAGCCATCTGCTGGTTCAGCCCGTGTTGCGTGGCGAGCGCTTGCTCGGGGTCCTGGAAATGGCCGGGTTTCGCGCGCTGGAAGAGAATGAAGCAGCGCTTTTGCAAGAAGTGTTACCCAAGCTGGCGAGTGCCATGGCCATCATGGAGCGAAGCGAAGCGGCTCAGACGCTGCTGCAGGAAACTCGTCGCCAGGCTGACGAAATGAGTGCCCAAACCCTACAACTGGAACACCAGGCCAGAGAACTGGAAGCCCAGCAAACGGCACTGCGTGCAACTGAAGCATGGTATCGCGGCATTATCGAGGCTGCACCGGACGGGATGCTAGTGTTGGGAGCTGATGGCCACATTCTGATGACCAACCCACGAATGGATACTCTGTTTGGTTATGCTCCCGGGGAGTTGATTGGCTCCTGCATCGAACACCTGGTGTCGCAGGCTGAGGGCCAAAAGCATTTCGTCCTACGTGGCGGGGTCATTGCGAGCGGAGAAACCCGACAGGTCGGCGCAGACCTGGAGGAGTTGAGTGGCGTGCGCAAAGACGGCAGCCTATTTTCGGTTGAAATTGGTCTGTCCCACCTGCCGCCCCTCGAGGGGCGTGGCGATTGCATTTGTGCCTCGGTACGCGATGTAAGTGAGCGCAGGGCGATGGAGGCCAAGCTCCGTACTGCTAGCGATCGCCTGAATCTGGCGCAAGAGGCCGGTGACATCGGTTTGTTCGACGCTGACTTGGTCAGCGGCAAAAACTATTGGACACCGCAACTCGAAGCGCTATACGGGCTTCAGATTGGTGAATTCAGTGGCGCTCTTCAGCATTGGCAGGCCATGGTGCATCCCGATGATTTGGCGCGGGCTAGCAGCACATTCGAGAACGCGGTACACAGCGGCGATGATCGCGTCGACTTTGATTTCCGAATCGTGCGTGCAAATGATGGTCGGGTGCGCACGCTCCGATCGCTCAATCGCATTTCACGTACACCTGAGGGCACGCCATTGCGTGCAACCGGCATCAACATTGACGTGACTGCACTGGCAGAGGCAAGGGCTGCGGCCGAAGAGGCCACTCACGCTAAGAGCGAGTTTCTAGCCAACATGAGCCATGAAATTCGAACACCAATGAACGCCATCATCGGGATGAGTCACCTGGCGCTGCATACCGAACTGGACAGTCGCCAGCGCAACTATATCGAAAAGGTGCATCGCTCAGCCGAGAACCTGCTGGGGGTCATCAACGACATACTCGATTTCTCCAAGATCGAGGCCGGTAAGATGAGCCTCGAACAGGTCCCTTTCCGTCTTGAAGATGTACTCGACAGCTTCGCCGCAATCATTGGTCTGAAAACGGAGGACAAGGGCCTGGAATTGTTGTTCCAGATCTCGCCCGACCTTCCCATGGCACTGCTCGGAGATCCCCTACGATTAGGACAAGTGCTGATTAACCTAGGTAACAACGCTGTCAAGTTCACCGAGCATGGTGACATTGTGGTCGGCGTGGAGGAGGTGAGCATGCGCGAGGACTGCGTGAGGCTGCATTTTTGGGTGCGCGACACTGGCATAGGCATGACTGCCGAGCAGTGTTCTCGGATGTTCCAGTCATTTAGTCAGGCTGATAGTTCGATCACACGCAAGTATGGTGGCACCGGGCTGGGCTTATCTATCTCCAAGAAGCTGGTGGAGCTGATGGCCGGTCGAGTTTGGGTTGAGAGTAAACTGGGAGAAGGCTCCACGTTCCATTTCCAAGTACAGCTCGGCGTGCAAGAAGACATTCAGCCACGTCGCATGTTCAAGTCCGACGAACTGCAGGGTATGCGGATATTGGTCGTGGATGATAATGCCAATGCCCGCGAAATCCTCTCGAGCATGGCCCGCAGCTTTGGCCTGGAAGTGGACGTCGCACGGAGTGGTAGCCAAGCGCTGAGAATGCTGGCCGACGCCGAACATAAGGCGCTGCCCTACGCATTGATACTGATGGACTGGCGGATGCCCGGGATGGATGGTATGGAAACCGTGAGTAGGACGTACTCAGCCAGCCTGTTGCACACGCCTTCGGTAATCATGGTCACCGCCTTTGGCCGCGAAGAGGCGCAAGAAGAAGCCGAGCGGAGGGGGATCCAGTTACCTGTGGTGTTGACCAAACCGGTTACTCCGTCTGCTTTGCTCGAAGCCATCGGTATAGTGATGGGAAAAGGCCAAAAGAATGAGACTCGTGCCCGCGAGCGCTTTCAACAGAATGCAAGCACCTTAGCCCGCCTGAGCGGAGCTCGTGTGCTGCTGGTAGAAGATAACGAACTGAATCAGGAGCTTGCCCGCGAGCTGCTGGAGAATGTTGGAATACGGCTAAGACTGGCCAGGCACGGGCAGGAGGCCCTCGACATACTGGCTGAGGACGACGACTTTGATGGCGTGCTGATGGACTGTCAGATGCCAGTGATGGATGGGTACACCGCCACCCAGCGAATTCGCCAGCAGCCTTGCTTTGACGCTTTGCCGGTGATCGCCATGACTGCCAATGCCATGGACGGCGACCGCGAGCGAGCATTGAGCAGTGGAATGACGGATCATATATCCAAGCCACTCGATGTCGGGGCGATGTTCGCCACGATGGCAAAGTGGATTAAGCCACGAGCTGCTCAAGCATCGCGAGAAATGGCTCTGTCTGATGGGCTGCCGGATCATCTTGAGGGCATTGATATCGATGCCGGCCTAGCCACCTGTATGGGGCGCAGGGACCTCTATTTACGCCTGCTCTGTAAATTCAGGGACGCTCAAACAAATTTTACCGAGCAATTCAGTTCCGCACTTGTCGACTCGGATGTGGGAGCTGCCGGACGACTAGCCCATAGTTTACGCGGCACGGCCGGCAACATCGGCGCCAAAGCACTGGAACAGTCCTGTGCTTTGCTGGAGCAAGCCTGCCAGAACGGCGAGAGCGCTACGGCATTGCAAGCGCTGGCAGCTCAGGTCAACAGTTGCCTACTCACAACCTTGGCGGGTCTAACCGACCTCGCGGCGAGCACCCCGGTATTGAAAGATGATGGCCTACAGGATGGCTCGGAAGTGACCGCGCAACTGAACAGACTAAGAGACCTTTTAACCCAAGGTGATACCGCCGCCCTAGATGCGCTTGCAGAACTTCGCACTATGTCACTCGTTTGGTCCTTGGCAAATCGCTTGGTCCAGGTCGCAGAGCAACTGGAACTGTTCGACTTCGATCGTGCTCTTGAACTATTGCGGGGCGAATGA
- the estP gene encoding esterase EstP, producing MVKKFRSSIFGYLLVLTYSHGFAATLPYTTMVAFGDSLSDAGQLPDPNGPSDASLRFTNRTGPTFQGGFGQVSATLLGLKLGVAPNDLEASTSPVRAAQGLPDGSNWAVSGYRTDDIFDSINSVSNAAIPSGYPGGGTVLRSRQGYLPAHGGQADPKALYLISGGGNDLFAITSLAQGPAITTEAAGRLADSVQTLQQAGGRYLMVWMLPDLGQTPAYNGSPLQPFVSNLSSLFNKTLIQRLSQIDAEIIPLNVPLLLEETFADPGRFGFATDQNLKRTCFSASACANTVYGIGGTNPDPSKLIYNDTVHPTQAAQRLIADYAYSLLAAPWEVTLLPEMAQGTLRSHQDELRNQWQADLGNWQAVGQWREIVASGGQHLDFDDQRSSAGGDVNGYNLNVGGSYRLDENWRVGIVAGFYRQTLEAGASDSDYKLNSYMATAFAQYQQNHWWADAALTRGKMDFDSLKRNFALGVSEGTEKGDTDGWLWALSGRFGYDIAQPGSDWHLSPFISADYAQVQVKGYSEKDARSTALTFDGQQRDSKRLGVGLQGRYRVTPHSQVVAEAAHEHEFENDTQRVGMSLNSVPGINFKLEGYTPRSNSDRFSIGVSQQLTKELVLSATYNVRKDDNITQQGVSSSISFQF from the coding sequence ATGGTGAAAAAGTTTCGATCTTCCATTTTTGGATACTTACTGGTGCTCACGTACTCACATGGTTTTGCTGCGACATTGCCGTATACGACGATGGTTGCCTTCGGTGACAGCCTTTCCGACGCGGGCCAGCTCCCCGATCCGAATGGACCAAGTGATGCAAGTTTGCGATTCACCAACCGCACGGGGCCGACATTCCAAGGCGGTTTCGGCCAGGTGTCAGCAACATTGCTTGGATTAAAGCTGGGCGTAGCGCCGAATGATCTGGAAGCCTCCACTTCTCCAGTTCGTGCTGCACAAGGCTTACCGGACGGTAGCAACTGGGCGGTCAGTGGCTATCGTACTGATGACATCTTTGACTCTATCAACTCGGTCTCCAACGCTGCGATTCCTTCCGGCTATCCTGGCGGCGGCACGGTTCTACGCAGTCGTCAAGGTTACCTTCCGGCCCATGGTGGCCAAGCGGACCCGAAGGCCCTTTACTTGATTTCCGGCGGTGGTAATGATTTGTTCGCTATCACCAGTCTTGCTCAAGGCCCTGCCATTACCACTGAGGCTGCAGGACGACTGGCCGACAGCGTGCAAACTCTGCAACAGGCCGGTGGTCGCTATTTGATGGTGTGGATGCTGCCCGACCTGGGCCAGACCCCAGCGTACAACGGATCGCCGCTCCAGCCCTTCGTCAGCAACCTGAGCAGCTTATTTAACAAGACGTTGATACAACGCTTATCGCAAATCGACGCCGAGATTATTCCTTTGAACGTGCCACTGCTGCTTGAGGAAACGTTTGCCGATCCTGGGCGCTTTGGTTTCGCTACCGACCAGAACCTCAAGCGAACGTGTTTCAGCGCCAGTGCCTGCGCTAATACGGTATACGGTATCGGCGGTACGAACCCTGATCCAAGCAAACTCATTTATAACGATACTGTCCACCCCACTCAAGCGGCTCAGAGGCTAATTGCCGACTACGCCTATTCGTTGCTCGCAGCGCCCTGGGAAGTGACTCTCCTACCAGAAATGGCCCAAGGCACCTTGCGCAGCCACCAAGATGAACTGCGAAATCAGTGGCAAGCCGACCTGGGTAATTGGCAGGCTGTTGGCCAATGGCGTGAGATTGTCGCCAGTGGTGGCCAACACTTGGATTTCGACGATCAACGCAGTTCGGCCGGCGGCGACGTCAACGGCTACAACCTAAACGTCGGCGGCAGCTATCGCCTCGACGAAAATTGGCGTGTCGGCATCGTCGCAGGGTTTTATCGACAGACCCTTGAAGCCGGCGCCAGTGATTCGGACTACAAACTCAATAGCTACATGGCCACAGCCTTTGCGCAGTACCAACAGAACCACTGGTGGGCTGACGCTGCACTGACTCGCGGTAAGATGGACTTCGACAGTCTCAAGCGCAATTTCGCCCTCGGCGTCAGTGAGGGCACGGAGAAAGGCGATACCGACGGTTGGCTCTGGGCACTGAGCGGCCGTTTTGGCTATGACATTGCGCAGCCAGGGAGTGACTGGCACTTGTCGCCATTTATCAGTGCAGATTACGCACAGGTACAGGTGAAGGGGTACTCAGAAAAAGACGCGCGTTCTACCGCGTTGACATTCGATGGCCAACAGCGCGATTCGAAACGTTTGGGCGTTGGCTTGCAAGGTCGCTACCGCGTTACCCCACACTCCCAAGTGGTTGCTGAAGCCGCTCACGAGCATGAGTTTGAAAACGACACGCAGCGAGTCGGCATGTCCCTTAACAGTGTGCCAGGGATCAATTTTAAGCTTGAGGGGTACACACCACGCAGTAATTCGGATCGCTTCAGCATCGGTGTCAGCCAGCAATTGACGAAAGAACTGGTATTGAGCGCTACTTATAACGTGAGAAAGGATGACAATATTACCCAGCAGGGTGTGAGCTCTAGTATCAGTTTCCAGTTTTAG
- a CDS encoding fimbria/pilus outer membrane usher protein, with the protein MHFNDAFLPEDSRSLQLEQYEKGNPVLPGQYRADIAVNSKLLNRKDIRIDAEPDGSRPVVCFSRSLLEQVGVDIQKLSVEAAASLDETTCKGIEQLIPGSTASFNPSSQQLDVSIPQIALRRSSRGYVSPELWDRGVTAGNLSYSFNANHNNANTGTYDSAYLGLSTGLNLGDWRLRHNGSLSWQSTSGQNYQAINTYAQRDVTFLQSQLVVGEANTSGEVFDTFNYRGVQLSTDDRMLPQSQRGYAPVIQGIARTAARVAVRQAGNLLYETTVAPGRFVIDDLYSTGYGGDLEVTVYEADGSEQRFTVPFASTAELLRPGISRFSVTAGETRNSYINHQARLAQGTYQLGLSNIFTGYGGAQASDDYRAMLGGLAFGTPIGAVGVDVTQAQTNLRSGDVSGQSVRMTYSKNFAETGSNLAVAAMRFSTEEYLGFNDALQLLDIQRSGYDSKAFGRSRSRLSLTANQSLGVWGQLVFSGFTQNYWNRTGSDVQYQLSYSQQVSQVSYGLSVSRNRVGLGEMDTTLMLTASMPLEFGSSQRTAQISATMLRDNQGYYSEQASLSGIAGEEDQYSYSLTSSHEGVNRTNSTSVSGQYTGPKAVVGATISQGADYKSLSLNASGSIVAHPQGVTFTPYRSETMAVVTAEGAEGAKVPGYPGVRVDSYGNAVVPYLRPYELNEISIDPFGTSLNVELNETSQQIAPRAGAVVALKYGTTDGEALLLNVMLDDGSLLPFGASVVDERGVSVGVVGQGGQLYARVKDDTRQLLINWGSQATQQCVLPLPPVKNDGKHLRQVEVVCSVVQLEKHFTPVNGVGGSKK; encoded by the coding sequence GTGCACTTCAACGATGCTTTTTTGCCAGAAGATTCGCGCAGCCTTCAGCTCGAGCAGTACGAGAAGGGTAATCCGGTCTTGCCAGGTCAGTATCGGGCTGATATAGCAGTGAATAGTAAATTGCTGAATCGTAAGGATATACGCATCGATGCTGAACCCGATGGTAGCCGCCCTGTGGTATGTTTTAGCCGCAGCCTCTTAGAACAGGTTGGAGTGGACATTCAAAAGTTGTCGGTAGAAGCGGCAGCTAGCCTTGATGAAACGACATGTAAGGGTATCGAACAGTTGATACCAGGTTCTACTGCGAGCTTCAATCCTTCTAGTCAACAATTGGATGTCAGCATTCCGCAAATCGCGTTGCGTCGGAGTTCTCGAGGCTATGTCAGTCCCGAGTTGTGGGATCGAGGTGTCACCGCCGGCAATTTGAGTTACTCCTTCAATGCTAATCACAATAATGCTAACACCGGCACTTACGATTCAGCTTACTTGGGTCTCAGCACTGGTTTAAATCTTGGCGACTGGCGCTTGCGTCATAACGGCTCGTTAAGTTGGCAATCAACAAGCGGACAGAACTATCAGGCCATTAACACTTATGCTCAGCGGGATGTCACATTTTTGCAGAGTCAGTTAGTAGTTGGTGAGGCTAATACCAGTGGCGAGGTTTTCGATACATTCAACTATCGTGGTGTGCAGTTAAGTACCGATGATCGAATGCTACCTCAATCCCAAAGGGGTTATGCCCCAGTGATCCAAGGTATTGCCCGTACGGCAGCCCGTGTAGCAGTGCGTCAGGCTGGAAATTTGCTGTATGAGACAACCGTTGCACCAGGGCGCTTTGTTATTGATGACTTGTATTCCACAGGTTATGGCGGCGACCTTGAAGTGACGGTTTACGAGGCTGATGGTAGTGAGCAGCGATTCACCGTGCCTTTCGCGTCTACGGCTGAGTTATTGCGCCCTGGCATTTCGCGGTTCAGCGTGACGGCAGGTGAAACTCGCAATAGTTACATTAATCACCAAGCGCGGCTGGCCCAAGGCACCTATCAATTGGGATTGAGTAATATATTTACCGGCTATGGGGGGGCGCAAGCCAGCGATGATTATCGTGCGATGCTTGGTGGACTGGCGTTTGGGACACCGATTGGTGCTGTGGGAGTCGATGTGACGCAGGCCCAAACCAACCTGCGCAGCGGCGATGTTAGCGGGCAAAGTGTGCGCATGACCTACAGTAAAAACTTTGCCGAAACTGGTAGCAACCTTGCAGTCGCAGCTATGCGCTTTTCCACCGAGGAGTACCTAGGTTTCAACGATGCCTTGCAGTTACTTGATATTCAACGCAGTGGTTACGACAGCAAGGCTTTCGGTCGCTCTCGCAGCCGCTTATCCCTCACCGCCAACCAAAGCCTTGGAGTTTGGGGGCAGCTTGTGTTTAGCGGTTTTACCCAGAATTACTGGAATCGAACAGGCAGTGATGTGCAGTACCAACTTAGCTATAGCCAACAGGTGAGTCAGGTCAGCTATGGTTTGAGTGTGAGTCGCAATCGTGTTGGCCTGGGAGAAATGGATACCACGCTTATGTTAACGGCGAGCATGCCTCTGGAGTTTGGTAGTTCTCAGCGCACGGCACAAATTTCGGCCACTATGTTGCGTGACAACCAGGGCTACTACAGCGAACAGGCGAGTCTCAGCGGCATTGCCGGTGAAGAAGACCAGTACAGTTACAGTCTGACCAGTAGTCATGAAGGTGTTAATCGTACAAACAGCACCTCGGTTAGCGGACAGTATACGGGGCCGAAAGCCGTTGTTGGAGCGACAATTAGCCAAGGTGCTGATTACAAAAGCCTGTCGCTGAATGCAAGCGGCAGTATCGTGGCGCATCCTCAGGGTGTGACTTTTACCCCCTATCGCAGCGAAACGATGGCGGTGGTCACTGCCGAAGGAGCAGAGGGCGCTAAAGTACCAGGCTATCCAGGCGTGCGTGTAGATAGCTACGGCAACGCTGTCGTGCCCTACTTGCGCCCATATGAGTTGAACGAAATCTCAATCGATCCCTTTGGTACTTCTCTCAACGTGGAACTGAATGAAACGAGCCAGCAGATCGCACCTCGCGCGGGTGCAGTGGTGGCCTTGAAATATGGCACCACGGACGGCGAGGCGCTGCTGCTTAACGTGATGCTCGATGATGGAAGCCTACTCCCGTTCGGTGCCAGTGTGGTGGATGAACGGGGCGTCTCGGTAGGAGTGGTCGGCCAAGGTGGGCAGTTGTATGCACGGGTAAAAGACGACACACGACAGTTGCTGATCAATTGGGGAAGTCAGGCGACTCAACAATGTGTGCTGCCATTACCTCCCGTAAAAAATGATGGTAAGCATCTACGTCAGGTGGAGGTTGTGTGCTCGGTTGTTCAATTAGAAAAACATTTCACTCCGGTGAACGGCGTGGGGGGGAGTAAGAAATGA
- a CDS encoding fimbrial protein: MILIRLLLCVGLSLVGANTMAACNFRSGSQGLTLKQPLQAGSLTIGRDVPQGAEIYRQSFSSSTPLLVTCTGGTSTAQRQAVFSSVPLSLSDWNNSPYAQKVYTTTVPGIGVVIEYYNAAVPHSSPTAVCSNASAQACDVDITQAVNFDLVFIKIGDVSSGTIQGSSLPAVAINWVTDNSLRLGTLDYSGSINIVSQTCTTSDVIVPMGSHKLSEFSGKNTFTAWQDFSITLSNCPAFHGYYQSAGPTWSNNGTVVGVDLRKSNVLKVRLDSTITPVDPTRGILQLNAGGSGGAASARGVGLQVADNLGNPLRLATLYASGVILTNQAGGSYNIPLRARYIQTEDSITAGPANATSTFTIDYY, encoded by the coding sequence ATGATCTTGATTCGGCTTTTATTATGTGTCGGATTGTCATTGGTAGGTGCAAATACGATGGCGGCCTGCAATTTTCGTAGTGGTTCTCAAGGATTGACTTTAAAGCAACCTCTGCAGGCGGGCAGCTTGACCATTGGCCGGGACGTGCCGCAAGGCGCAGAAATCTATCGACAGAGTTTCAGTTCGTCTACTCCCTTATTGGTCACCTGTACAGGAGGCACCTCTACAGCTCAAAGACAAGCAGTTTTTTCTTCGGTGCCTTTATCATTATCCGACTGGAACAACAGCCCGTACGCGCAGAAGGTTTACACAACGACAGTACCGGGAATTGGCGTCGTTATTGAGTATTATAATGCTGCTGTACCACATTCAAGCCCTACCGCTGTCTGCAGTAATGCGAGCGCTCAGGCTTGTGATGTTGATATTACTCAAGCTGTGAACTTTGATTTGGTTTTTATAAAAATCGGTGATGTTTCATCTGGTACAATCCAAGGTTCATCTTTACCTGCAGTAGCGATCAATTGGGTAACTGACAACAGCCTCCGGCTTGGCACCCTTGACTATTCCGGTAGTATCAATATCGTCTCGCAAACGTGTACGACCTCTGACGTAATCGTGCCTATGGGTTCTCACAAACTAAGTGAGTTTTCCGGTAAAAATACTTTCACAGCCTGGCAGGACTTCTCTATTACTCTTAGTAATTGCCCGGCTTTTCACGGCTATTACCAGTCAGCAGGACCAACTTGGAGTAACAACGGTACGGTTGTAGGTGTTGACCTACGCAAGAGTAATGTGCTGAAAGTACGCCTGGATTCAACCATTACTCCAGTTGATCCGACTCGGGGTATTCTTCAACTGAACGCCGGTGGTTCTGGTGGCGCTGCCTCTGCCAGGGGGGTTGGCTTACAGGTCGCCGATAATTTGGGCAATCCACTGAGGTTGGCGACGTTATACGCCAGTGGCGTCATCCTAACCAATCAGGCCGGCGGTAGCTACAATATCCCTTTGCGGGCTCGTTACATACAAACTGAAGATAGTATCACTGCAGGTCCAGCTAATGCGACGTCAACTTTTACTATTGATTATTACTAA
- a CDS encoding HD-GYP domain-containing protein → MDNAQGDYPSATVLVVDDTPDNLMLIAELLKGRYRIKAAKSGERALHLLQSDPLPDLILLDVMMPGLSGYDVAERLKLDGRICDIPIIFLTSMTATEDEIRGFSLGAADYITKPIVPAVLMARVDTQIKIKAVADFLRNQNEFLEHEVRRRTREVIAIQDVTIHAMASLAETRDNETGNHIRRTQHYIKVLAELLREHPRFRQFLDDETIKLLFKSAPLHDIGKIGIPDRILLKPGRLTPEEFEIMKTHTTLGRDAIQHAEDQLGIDVDFLHLAKEIAYGHQEKWDGSGYPQGVASDDIPISARLMAVADVYDALISRRVYKPGMPHEKAVEIIREGRGSHFDPDICDAFLVNAERFREIAERFADSDQDMARQSDLLKHIADHP, encoded by the coding sequence ATGGATAACGCGCAGGGCGATTACCCCTCAGCAACCGTTCTAGTGGTCGATGACACTCCCGATAACCTAATGCTGATAGCCGAATTGCTCAAGGGCAGATACCGGATCAAAGCAGCCAAAAGCGGCGAAAGAGCATTACATCTTCTCCAGAGCGACCCACTCCCTGACCTGATACTGTTGGACGTCATGATGCCGGGTCTGTCCGGCTACGACGTTGCCGAACGGCTCAAGCTCGACGGACGTATTTGCGACATTCCGATTATCTTTCTGACCTCCATGACTGCCACAGAGGATGAGATTCGAGGCTTTAGCCTGGGCGCCGCAGATTACATTACCAAACCGATCGTGCCTGCGGTGCTCATGGCCAGGGTTGACACCCAGATCAAGATCAAGGCAGTTGCAGACTTTCTGCGCAATCAGAACGAATTTCTGGAACACGAAGTACGGCGCCGCACCCGTGAGGTGATCGCGATCCAGGATGTGACAATCCATGCAATGGCATCGCTGGCCGAAACCCGTGACAACGAAACGGGCAATCATATTCGCCGCACGCAGCATTACATAAAGGTGCTGGCCGAACTGCTGCGCGAGCATCCTCGCTTCCGTCAATTCCTCGACGATGAAACCATCAAGCTACTGTTCAAATCGGCACCGCTGCACGATATAGGCAAGATAGGCATCCCAGACCGTATCCTGCTTAAGCCCGGACGTCTCACTCCGGAAGAGTTCGAGATCATGAAGACCCACACTACTTTAGGGCGCGACGCGATCCAGCACGCCGAGGATCAGTTAGGAATCGACGTCGATTTCCTTCATTTGGCTAAGGAAATCGCATACGGCCACCAAGAAAAATGGGATGGCAGTGGTTATCCGCAAGGCGTAGCCAGTGACGACATACCCATCAGCGCCCGTTTAATGGCCGTGGCGGATGTCTACGATGCGCTGATCAGCCGCCGCGTGTACAAACCCGGTATGCCCCATGAGAAAGCAGTAGAAATTATCCGTGAGGGGCGTGGTTCGCATTTCGACCCGGACATCTGCGACGCGTTTCTGGTCAATGCCGAACGGTTTCGAGAAATTGCTGAGCGGTTCGCCGACAGCGACCAGGACATGGCTAGACAGTCAGACTTGCTTAAGCACATCGCTGACCACCCCTGA